The following proteins are co-located in the Haloarcula marismortui ATCC 43049 genome:
- a CDS encoding DUF1328 family protein yields MVALPFAAPSTVTVPLQSGGGLLYYAVVLVILAVVAGIAGFRGIAGLSFRVAKFLIVIFLVLALVTFLL; encoded by the coding sequence ATGGTAGCGCTCCCGTTCGCTGCGCCATCGACTGTGACCGTGCCGCTGCAGTCCGGTGGCGGGCTGTTGTACTACGCGGTCGTCTTGGTGATTCTCGCCGTCGTCGCTGGGATTGCCGGGTTCCGTGGCATCGCCGGGCTGAGCTTCCGCGTCGCGAAGTTCCTCATCGTCATCTTCCTCGTGCTGGCGCTCGTCACGTTCCTGCTCTGA
- a CDS encoding potassium channel family protein, with the protein MDTWLRRTLLYIVALGGIILGYAFAYDYGMAVFENNPQPFLRSLRVVVETFTTTGYGSDAPWSTTEMRLLVIVMDITGVVLIFLALPVLLFPLFEEAMATKAPNTVENGLSDHVVICQFSPRGETLVTELDTWDVDYVIVEPDRDLANDLYEDGYYVIHADPQSVDGLERAHLSSARALVADASDQVNTSIILTAREVDESVQTISVVKEPDRAKYHDLAGADAVLSPRGLLGESLASKVTTGVSTTLGDSIEIGEDFDIAELPIHRGSDLVGTTLADSGIREQTGVNVIGAWFRGQFVSPPDPDAELDGSTVLLVSGTESQLEQLKQMTLSSVRGFRRGETVIIGAGEVGQTITSALTNAGVPHTVLDQADEPGVDVVGDATDPEELRHAGVGTARTVILALSADTDTEFATLVIRDLNPDVEIIARAEESENVQKMYRAGADYVLALSTVSGRMLASTILEDEDVISMDQQVEVIRVAANGLGNTTIGEADVRSRTGCTVVAIERNGAVITDLSPDVTIEPTDKLVIAGTDDGVTRFKSVFG; encoded by the coding sequence ATGGATACCTGGCTGCGACGGACGCTGCTGTATATCGTCGCGCTTGGCGGCATCATTCTGGGGTATGCGTTCGCATACGACTACGGAATGGCAGTGTTCGAAAACAACCCGCAACCGTTCCTGCGGTCGCTTCGTGTCGTGGTCGAAACGTTCACTACGACCGGGTACGGCTCGGACGCGCCGTGGAGCACCACGGAGATGCGGCTGCTCGTCATCGTGATGGACATCACCGGCGTCGTGCTCATCTTTCTCGCGTTGCCGGTGTTGCTGTTTCCGCTGTTCGAAGAGGCGATGGCGACGAAGGCCCCGAACACCGTCGAAAACGGCCTCAGCGACCACGTCGTCATCTGTCAGTTCTCCCCCCGCGGTGAGACGCTCGTCACCGAACTCGACACCTGGGACGTTGACTACGTCATCGTCGAACCGGACCGGGACCTGGCCAACGACCTCTATGAAGACGGGTACTACGTCATCCACGCCGACCCACAGTCCGTCGATGGACTCGAACGAGCCCATCTGTCATCCGCTCGCGCACTCGTCGCTGACGCCTCCGACCAGGTGAACACCAGCATCATCCTCACCGCCCGCGAGGTCGACGAGTCCGTTCAGACTATCAGCGTCGTCAAGGAGCCCGACCGCGCGAAGTATCACGACCTCGCCGGCGCCGACGCCGTCCTGTCGCCGCGTGGACTGCTCGGTGAGAGCCTCGCGAGCAAGGTCACGACCGGCGTCTCGACGACGCTCGGGGACTCAATAGAAATCGGCGAGGACTTCGACATCGCCGAACTGCCGATCCACCGCGGGAGCGACCTCGTCGGAACGACGCTGGCCGACAGCGGCATCCGCGAGCAGACCGGCGTCAACGTCATCGGCGCGTGGTTCCGCGGCCAGTTCGTGAGTCCACCCGACCCCGACGCTGAACTCGACGGCAGTACGGTCCTACTGGTGTCGGGGACCGAGTCCCAACTGGAGCAGCTCAAGCAGATGACCCTCTCCAGCGTGCGTGGCTTCCGCCGCGGGGAAACGGTTATCATCGGTGCTGGCGAGGTCGGCCAGACGATTACGTCGGCGCTTACGAACGCCGGAGTGCCGCATACGGTGCTCGACCAGGCTGACGAGCCGGGGGTCGACGTTGTCGGCGACGCCACAGATCCCGAAGAGCTACGTCACGCTGGTGTCGGCACAGCCAGGACGGTTATTCTCGCCCTGTCAGCGGACACCGATACCGAGTTCGCGACGCTTGTTATCCGTGATCTCAACCCGGACGTCGAAATCATCGCCCGCGCCGAGGAAAGCGAGAACGTCCAGAAGATGTACCGGGCAGGCGCTGACTACGTCCTCGCGCTGTCGACAGTCAGTGGCCGGATGCTCGCCTCCACAATTCTCGAAGACGAGGACGTTATCTCGATGGACCAGCAAGTCGAAGTCATCCGCGTCGCCGCTAACGGCCTCGGAAATACGACGATCGGCGAGGCCGATGTCCGCTCACGGACGGGCTGTACGGTCGTCGCCATCGAGCGTAACGGCGCTGTCATCACCGACCTCAGTCCTGACGTGACTATTGAACCGACTGATAAGCTCGTCATCGCCGGCACCGACGACGGCGTGACGCGGTTCAAGTCGGTGTTTGGCTAG
- a CDS encoding VOC family protein, with the protein MDLAHTAICVSDLDRAMEFYDALGFEETNRFTLDGVENVYLGRDGDGDLQLRHDPDRTTPVAPNRADVDHIAFTVDDVAETFETAIDAGAAPVLEPTEVDAADAFAAFVEDPEGYTLEFYHWL; encoded by the coding sequence ATGGACCTCGCACACACCGCTATCTGCGTCTCAGACCTCGACCGGGCAATGGAGTTCTACGATGCACTGGGCTTCGAGGAGACGAATCGGTTCACGCTAGACGGCGTGGAGAACGTCTATCTCGGCCGGGACGGCGACGGAGACTTGCAACTGCGCCACGACCCCGACCGAACCACCCCGGTCGCGCCGAACCGCGCCGACGTGGACCACATCGCGTTCACCGTCGACGATGTTGCGGAAACCTTCGAGACGGCCATCGACGCCGGCGCTGCGCCGGTGCTCGAACCGACTGAAGTCGACGCCGCCGACGCTTTCGCCGCCTTCGTCGAGGACCCCGAGGGGTACACGCTGGAGTTCTACCACTGGCTCTGA
- the rnz gene encoding ribonuclease Z yields MTMRVTFLGTSGAVPTTQRNTSSIFVNRDGDYLLFDCGEGTQRQMMRYGTGFAIDHLFVTHLHGDHVLGIPGLLQTWDFNERERAIAIHTPAGTRGNIKQLIQANGTTPSFPVRINEVSAGDVVLDRSEYEIRAIETAHRCASVGYVLDEDDRKGKFDREKAEEEFGIPPGPKYSKLHRGEAVEHEGETIQPEAVVGPARPGRRFVYTGDTLPTESVIEASEDADLLVHDATFAEDRKERAKATAHSTAREAADVARQAGASTLALTHISTRYAASADELVDEARDAFDGEVVLAEDGMERRVEFPDADEY; encoded by the coding sequence ATGACCATGCGCGTGACGTTTCTCGGGACGAGTGGGGCCGTGCCGACGACCCAGCGCAACACGAGCAGCATCTTCGTCAACCGCGACGGCGACTACCTCCTCTTCGATTGCGGCGAGGGCACACAGCGACAGATGATGCGCTACGGCACTGGCTTCGCTATCGACCACCTGTTCGTCACGCATCTCCACGGCGACCACGTCCTCGGGATTCCGGGGCTGCTCCAGACGTGGGATTTCAACGAACGGGAGCGCGCCATCGCCATCCACACGCCGGCGGGCACACGCGGGAATATCAAACAGCTCATCCAGGCCAACGGGACGACCCCCTCGTTTCCCGTCCGCATCAACGAAGTGTCGGCCGGCGACGTAGTCCTCGACCGGTCGGAGTACGAGATTCGGGCAATCGAGACAGCCCACCGCTGTGCTAGCGTCGGATACGTCCTCGATGAGGACGACCGGAAGGGGAAGTTCGACCGGGAGAAAGCCGAAGAGGAGTTCGGTATCCCGCCAGGGCCGAAGTACTCCAAGCTCCACCGCGGTGAGGCCGTCGAACACGAGGGTGAGACTATCCAGCCGGAGGCCGTCGTCGGTCCAGCTCGTCCCGGCCGGCGATTCGTCTACACCGGCGACACGCTGCCGACAGAGAGCGTCATCGAAGCGAGCGAGGACGCAGACCTCCTCGTCCACGACGCTACCTTCGCCGAGGACCGGAAAGAGCGAGCGAAGGCGACGGCGCACTCAACCGCCCGGGAAGCCGCCGACGTGGCGCGGCAGGCCGGCGCGTCGACGCTGGCACTGACCCATATTTCGACCCGCTACGCCGCGAGCGCCGACGAGCTAGTCGACGAAGCCCGAGACGCGTTCGACGGCGAGGTCGTGCTCGCCGAAGACGGGATGGAGCGCCGTGTCGAGTTCCCGGACGCAGACGAGTACTGA
- a CDS encoding DJ-1/PfpI family protein codes for MGHTYSLGVAPKEHSGCLSDGTESLEATGLFLAVSRIEGMDTVAIACFDGFDELDAIGPYEVFENAARFGASWDVTLRSARESDIVTASHGLRIEPDGPLADVAPDLLVVAGGGWNDRSEAGVWTETERGDLPDAVAAAHDRGATVAGVCTGGMVLSRAGLLDGRPAVTHGGAIEDLRATDATVVDARVVDDDDVLTCGGVTSGLDLAVHLVEREWGADVAAAVCEEMEYEPRGDIFRGDSA; via the coding sequence GTGGGACATACCTACTCGCTCGGCGTCGCTCCCAAAGAACACTCCGGATGCCTGTCGGATGGTACCGAGTCGCTTGAAGCCACCGGGCTATTTCTCGCCGTCAGCCGTATCGAGGGCATGGACACTGTTGCAATCGCCTGCTTCGACGGATTCGACGAACTGGATGCCATCGGCCCCTACGAGGTGTTCGAGAACGCGGCGCGCTTTGGCGCGTCGTGGGATGTGACGCTCCGTTCAGCCCGAGAGAGTGACATCGTCACTGCGAGCCATGGGCTCCGAATCGAACCTGACGGGCCGCTCGCCGACGTGGCCCCGGACCTGCTCGTCGTGGCCGGCGGCGGGTGGAACGACCGAAGTGAGGCCGGCGTCTGGACGGAGACCGAACGCGGCGACCTGCCCGACGCCGTCGCGGCGGCACACGACCGCGGCGCGACTGTTGCCGGCGTCTGTACCGGCGGGATGGTCCTCTCCCGGGCCGGCCTGCTCGATGGCCGGCCAGCGGTGACACATGGCGGCGCAATCGAGGACCTGCGGGCGACCGACGCGACGGTTGTCGACGCCCGGGTCGTCGACGACGACGACGTTCTGACCTGTGGCGGCGTCACGTCCGGGCTGGACCTCGCTGTCCACCTCGTCGAACGCGAGTGGGGCGCGGACGTGGCCGCCGCTGTCTGTGAAGAGATGGAGTACGAACCCCGTGGCGACATCTTCAGGGGCGACTCGGCCTAA
- a CDS encoding transporter — protein sequence MVEQRDGDEIDLLDSSIRTTSGALVSTTLFVLSGIVYAFVTSPAATGTYFFIALSVSLVLRPIRGISQALKKVGSERGELVGPYLGLAALFALGYLLIVGVIVAALAGVIVRNTVVSPGLLAPIGLFAVSVALSMIVSSLVGAIGYPSVETWLTSTQSAIQLIILLALAPTLATAVDLLLVVAGVRLAVLGPVAVALGVVPTLPDRHAVERAWDFAKWSIPDQIFDRLSYNMPVYVLGVVATPAAVGIYEAADRFADFGATISWHLSSPLLTKVSGDSSVGDTHLAYLDGAVTGGTGVTFVVFGYLLAAHDVVARIAFAGSETVFSATVLLVGGVNILRGFWTLTSHAIEGVGKPSVSFRTKLYGLVFSVPVPAIFGAEFGAVAGAAGYAVMNLVIFGYVLYYSRSVFGRIPIEPKVATALTVGLGVSFVLTTGAVAGLSRAGLSPIVVASVAAVTCLVGFGGFLVAVSTSARLVAVRAATLWRSRARSLFG from the coding sequence ATGGTCGAACAGCGCGACGGTGACGAGATAGACCTGCTGGATTCCTCGATTCGGACAACCAGTGGGGCACTGGTATCAACGACGCTGTTCGTTCTCAGCGGCATCGTCTACGCGTTCGTCACGTCGCCTGCAGCGACCGGGACGTATTTTTTTATCGCCCTCTCTGTCTCGCTGGTCCTGCGTCCGATTCGGGGTATCAGCCAGGCGCTGAAGAAGGTCGGCAGCGAACGGGGCGAACTCGTCGGCCCGTATCTCGGCCTCGCCGCGCTGTTTGCCCTCGGATATCTCCTCATCGTCGGTGTAATCGTGGCCGCACTGGCCGGCGTAATCGTCCGAAATACGGTGGTTTCGCCGGGGCTGCTCGCCCCCATCGGCCTGTTTGCGGTTTCGGTCGCGCTGTCGATGATTGTGTCGAGCCTGGTCGGTGCCATCGGCTACCCGAGCGTGGAGACATGGCTCACCAGTACGCAGAGCGCTATCCAGCTCATCATCCTGCTGGCGCTGGCCCCGACACTGGCGACGGCTGTGGACTTGCTGCTTGTCGTCGCCGGAGTTCGGCTGGCGGTGCTCGGTCCTGTCGCTGTCGCGCTGGGTGTCGTCCCGACCCTACCGGACCGACACGCTGTCGAGCGCGCCTGGGACTTCGCCAAGTGGAGCATCCCGGACCAGATTTTCGACCGCCTGTCGTACAACATGCCGGTGTACGTGCTGGGTGTCGTCGCGACCCCGGCGGCCGTCGGTATCTACGAGGCCGCCGACCGGTTTGCTGACTTCGGTGCGACGATTTCCTGGCATCTCTCCTCCCCGCTGCTTACGAAGGTCAGCGGGGACTCCTCTGTTGGCGACACGCACCTCGCCTATCTCGACGGCGCGGTCACCGGCGGCACGGGTGTCACTTTCGTCGTTTTCGGCTACTTGCTGGCCGCCCACGATGTGGTTGCGCGAATCGCCTTCGCCGGTTCGGAGACCGTCTTCTCGGCGACAGTTTTGCTTGTCGGGGGCGTGAACATTCTCCGCGGCTTCTGGACGCTCACCTCACACGCCATCGAGGGTGTCGGGAAACCGAGCGTGAGCTTCCGCACGAAGCTTTACGGACTAGTGTTCAGCGTTCCAGTCCCAGCGATATTCGGTGCGGAGTTCGGAGCCGTCGCCGGGGCCGCCGGATACGCCGTGATGAATTTAGTCATCTTCGGGTACGTCCTTTACTACTCCCGGTCTGTCTTTGGACGGATTCCGATCGAACCCAAGGTAGCAACAGCCCTCACCGTCGGCCTCGGCGTCTCGTTTGTACTCACGACCGGCGCCGTTGCGGGGCTTTCGCGTGCCGGCCTCTCCCCGATTGTCGTTGCCAGCGTGGCCGCCGTGACGTGTCTCGTCGGTTTCGGCGGCTTCCTCGTTGCCGTGTCCACATCGGCTCGACTCGTCGCCGTCCGGGCGGCAACGCTGTGGCGCAGTCGCGCTCGCTCGCTGTTCGGGTGA
- the ilvA gene encoding threonine ammonia-lyase yields the protein MLSFEDVLAAQDTVSETARHTPLDYSHTFSAMTGADIHLKLELFQRTGSFKIRGATNRIASLSDAEREAGVVTASAGNHAQGVALAATRIGVDSKIVMPERAPVSKVKATRSYGGNVVLHGRDYDAAAEHAHELEREEGRTYVHAFDDEKVMAGQGTIGLEIYEDLPGVDTVVVPIGGGGLISGIATALKGKDERIRVIGVQAEGASSVAESLEKGHRIERDSVETIADGIATRTVGEQTFEVISDRVDEVVTVSDSEIAVALTTLLERSKTLAEGAGAVALAAVMEEKFDFEDDETIVPALCGGNIDLNTLTNVIMRGLVETGRYLKIRTVLQDRPGALEELVEVLSREQVNIYGIEHDRTSRDVAMSSAEVELDLETRGHDHVAELIDALTDEGYEVDVLV from the coding sequence ATGCTCTCATTTGAGGATGTCCTCGCGGCACAGGACACCGTCTCCGAGACGGCCAGACACACACCGCTTGATTACTCGCACACGTTTTCGGCGATGACGGGCGCGGATATCCATCTCAAACTCGAACTGTTCCAGCGTACGGGGTCGTTCAAGATACGGGGTGCGACCAACCGTATCGCGTCGCTTTCAGATGCTGAACGGGAGGCTGGCGTCGTCACAGCGAGCGCCGGCAACCACGCTCAGGGGGTCGCGCTGGCCGCCACGCGAATCGGCGTCGACTCGAAGATTGTGATGCCGGAGCGGGCCCCGGTATCGAAAGTGAAGGCCACCCGGAGCTACGGCGGTAACGTGGTCCTTCACGGTCGGGACTACGACGCGGCCGCCGAACACGCCCACGAACTCGAACGCGAGGAAGGCCGGACATACGTCCATGCCTTCGACGACGAGAAAGTGATGGCAGGGCAGGGGACCATCGGACTGGAGATCTACGAGGACCTCCCCGGCGTTGATACGGTCGTCGTCCCTATCGGCGGCGGCGGACTTATTAGTGGCATCGCCACGGCGCTCAAAGGCAAGGACGAACGTATCCGCGTCATCGGCGTGCAGGCCGAGGGAGCGTCCAGCGTGGCCGAATCCCTGGAGAAGGGCCACCGCATCGAGCGTGACAGCGTCGAAACTATCGCCGACGGTATCGCCACCCGCACTGTCGGCGAGCAGACGTTCGAGGTCATCAGCGACCGCGTCGACGAGGTCGTGACGGTGTCGGACTCGGAAATCGCAGTCGCGCTGACGACACTGTTAGAGCGCTCGAAAACGCTTGCCGAGGGCGCGGGTGCCGTCGCGCTGGCTGCCGTCATGGAAGAGAAGTTCGACTTCGAGGACGACGAGACGATCGTTCCCGCGCTGTGTGGCGGGAACATCGACCTGAACACCCTGACCAACGTCATCATGCGCGGCCTCGTTGAGACTGGCCGGTATCTCAAAATCCGGACCGTCCTTCAGGACCGGCCCGGCGCGCTGGAAGAGCTCGTCGAGGTCCTGTCACGCGAGCAGGTCAACATCTACGGCATCGAGCACGACCGGACCAGTCGCGACGTGGCGATGAGTTCGGCCGAGGTCGAACTGGACCTGGAGACCCGCGGCCACGACCACGTCGCCGAACTCATCGACGCGCTCACCGACGAGGGGTATGAGGTCGACGTGCTCGTCTGA
- the citZ gene encoding citrate synthase codes for MSDDLKKGLEGVIVAESELSVIDGDAGKLVYRGYTIEDLAKGASYEEVLYLLWHGHLPNRDELSEFKQAMVDARGVDDDVISTVRQLAEADENPMAALRTAVSMLSAFDPAPEDAEPTDEMVNLETGRRITAKIPTIIAAFTRIRDGKEPVEPHDDLDHAANFLYMLNGEEPDDVLADVFDQALVLHADHGLNASTFSAITTASTLSDVHSAVTSAIGTLKGPLHGGANQDVMEMLKEVDDAESDPLDWVKNALDEGRRVSGFGHRVYNVKDPRAKILGERSKELGEAAGTLKWYEMSTTIEDYLMEEKGLAPNVDFYSASTYYQMGIPIDIYTPIFAMSRVGGWVAHVFEYIEDNRLIRPRARYVGKNTDETEFVPLDER; via the coding sequence ATGTCCGACGACCTCAAGAAGGGACTCGAGGGTGTCATCGTCGCCGAGTCCGAACTCAGCGTTATCGACGGCGACGCTGGCAAACTCGTGTATCGGGGGTACACCATCGAGGACCTCGCGAAGGGTGCCAGCTATGAAGAGGTGCTGTACCTGCTCTGGCACGGCCACCTGCCGAACCGGGACGAACTCTCCGAGTTCAAGCAGGCGATGGTGGACGCACGCGGTGTGGACGACGACGTCATCTCGACTGTGCGACAGCTCGCCGAAGCAGACGAGAACCCGATGGCAGCGCTCCGGACTGCGGTGTCGATGCTCTCTGCGTTCGACCCTGCGCCCGAGGACGCCGAACCGACCGACGAGATGGTCAATCTCGAAACTGGGCGACGGATCACGGCCAAAATCCCGACGATCATCGCGGCATTCACCCGCATCCGCGACGGCAAGGAGCCTGTCGAGCCCCACGACGACCTTGACCACGCGGCGAATTTCCTCTACATGCTCAATGGTGAGGAGCCAGACGACGTGCTCGCCGACGTGTTCGACCAGGCGCTCGTGCTCCACGCCGACCACGGCCTCAACGCTTCGACGTTCTCGGCTATCACGACGGCGTCGACGCTGTCGGACGTTCACAGTGCGGTCACCTCCGCTATCGGGACGCTGAAGGGACCGCTCCACGGCGGGGCGAATCAGGACGTGATGGAGATGCTAAAGGAGGTTGACGACGCCGAATCCGACCCGCTCGACTGGGTCAAGAACGCCCTCGACGAGGGCCGCCGCGTCTCCGGCTTCGGCCACCGCGTCTACAACGTCAAGGACCCGCGGGCGAAGATTCTCGGCGAGCGCTCGAAGGAACTCGGCGAGGCCGCCGGGACGCTCAAGTGGTACGAGATGTCGACCACCATCGAGGACTACCTCATGGAAGAGAAAGGGCTGGCCCCCAACGTCGACTTCTACTCGGCGTCGACGTACTACCAGATGGGCATCCCCATCGACATCTACACCCCCATCTTCGCGATGTCCCGCGTCGGCGGCTGGGTCGCCCACGTCTTCGAGTACATCGAGGACAACCGCCTGATCCGCCCGCGTGCCCGCTACGTCGGCAAGAACACCGACGAGACGGAGTTCGTGCCGCTGGACGAGCGATAG
- a CDS encoding Gfo/Idh/MocA family protein, protein MTHRLVHVGLGGQGSTWATDAIPPNVHDDRIEVVAAVDTDPERHELAEQELGLSPEECYTDLETALSERPADICSIVTPPSTHEAVVETALAHDLHIISEKPIADTLEASVRVAEKVEEAGKKMGVTMSHRFDRDKTTFRRAVEEAGDIDYLTARYTGNVRERGFYADYVYEMDNMLLLDGAIHHLDILASLADSPCERVYAETWTPEEADYDGDCSGLVTLHFADGTRAQYEGSYANATTLNGWGHEQFRAECSDQTVLLDRRDVERFHADAYDTGNFESIGKGDGEAVPLAERPHWKNAWLIEQFCDWVDGGEPMPTNVDSVLQSMAIVFAAIESSATGEAVDVQALLDDARSSA, encoded by the coding sequence ATGACACACAGATTAGTCCACGTCGGTCTGGGGGGCCAGGGGTCCACCTGGGCGACAGACGCGATTCCGCCAAACGTTCACGACGACCGAATCGAGGTCGTCGCCGCGGTCGACACCGACCCGGAACGACACGAGCTGGCAGAGCAAGAACTCGGACTGTCGCCCGAGGAGTGCTACACCGACCTCGAAACCGCGCTCTCGGAGCGGCCGGCCGACATCTGTTCTATCGTGACACCGCCGTCGACCCACGAGGCCGTGGTGGAGACGGCACTCGCCCACGACCTGCATATCATCTCGGAGAAGCCGATTGCCGACACGCTGGAGGCGTCGGTCCGCGTGGCCGAGAAGGTCGAGGAGGCCGGCAAGAAGATGGGCGTCACCATGAGCCACCGGTTCGACCGGGACAAGACGACGTTCCGCCGGGCCGTTGAGGAAGCCGGCGACATCGATTATCTGACGGCCCGGTACACGGGCAACGTCCGCGAACGCGGCTTCTACGCCGACTACGTCTACGAGATGGACAACATGCTCCTGCTCGACGGCGCAATCCACCACCTCGACATCCTCGCGTCGCTGGCCGATTCACCCTGCGAGCGGGTGTACGCCGAGACGTGGACGCCCGAGGAGGCCGACTACGACGGAGACTGCAGCGGCCTCGTGACGCTGCATTTCGCCGACGGGACCCGTGCACAGTACGAGGGCAGTTACGCCAACGCGACGACGCTGAACGGCTGGGGCCACGAGCAGTTCCGCGCCGAGTGCTCGGACCAGACGGTCCTCCTCGACCGCCGCGATGTCGAGCGGTTCCACGCCGACGCGTACGACACCGGGAACTTCGAGAGCATCGGCAAGGGCGACGGCGAGGCGGTGCCGCTGGCCGAACGGCCCCACTGGAAGAACGCCTGGCTCATCGAGCAGTTCTGTGACTGGGTCGATGGCGGCGAGCCGATGCCGACGAACGTCGACAGCGTCCTCCAGTCGATGGCTATCGTCTTCGCCGCCATCGAGAGCAGCGCGACCGGCGAGGCCGTCGACGTGCAGGCGCTGCTCGACGACGCCCGCTCAAGCGCCTGA
- a CDS encoding PhzF family phenazine biosynthesis protein, with translation MSHPFHIVDVFAQERYAGNQLAVVTDAGDLHKDEMQAIAAEMDYSETTFVTGEPTDGAWPVRIFTPAAEIPFAGHPTLGTAQVIRDHLADGNPETVTLDLPVGEVPVEVRERDGRETLWMTQQAPEFGEQLAHEDLAAVLGLPADRLDHDWPVEIVSTGLATIVVPVADRDALGAIDLDRDAYDAVTGDRDAKNVLAVCREPRSDDNDLAVRVFAPFYNVLEDPATGSSNGCLAAYLARHEMLGSPAVEARVEQGYEMGRPSLLHLSTDGSGEDISVRVGGSVVAVARGDLL, from the coding sequence ATGTCCCACCCGTTCCACATTGTCGACGTGTTCGCACAGGAGCGATACGCCGGGAACCAGCTCGCCGTCGTGACCGATGCCGGCGACCTCCACAAGGACGAAATGCAGGCCATCGCCGCCGAGATGGACTACTCCGAAACGACGTTTGTTACCGGCGAGCCGACCGACGGTGCGTGGCCGGTCCGCATCTTCACTCCGGCGGCCGAGATACCCTTCGCTGGCCACCCGACGCTCGGGACGGCCCAGGTCATCCGGGATCATCTGGCCGACGGAAATCCCGAAACGGTGACGCTGGACTTGCCTGTCGGCGAGGTCCCGGTCGAAGTGCGAGAGCGCGACGGCCGCGAGACCCTGTGGATGACACAGCAGGCCCCCGAGTTCGGCGAGCAGTTGGCCCACGAGGACCTCGCCGCCGTTCTCGGCCTGCCGGCTGACCGACTGGACCACGACTGGCCGGTCGAAATCGTCTCCACGGGGCTGGCGACGATTGTCGTCCCGGTGGCCGACCGCGACGCGCTGGGAGCCATCGACCTGGACCGCGACGCCTACGACGCCGTGACCGGCGACCGCGACGCAAAGAACGTTCTGGCGGTCTGCCGAGAGCCGCGGAGCGACGACAACGACCTCGCTGTCCGCGTGTTCGCACCGTTCTACAACGTACTGGAGGACCCCGCGACTGGCTCCTCGAACGGCTGTCTGGCCGCGTATCTCGCCCGACACGAGATGCTCGGCAGCCCTGCCGTCGAGGCCCGTGTCGAGCAGGGCTACGAGATGGGGCGACCGTCGCTGTTGCATCTCTCGACTGACGGCAGCGGCGAGGATATCAGCGTCCGAGTCGGCGGCAGCGTCGTCGCCGTCGCTCGTGGCGACCTGCTCTAA